The proteins below come from a single Halostagnicola larsenii XH-48 genomic window:
- a CDS encoding fumarylacetoacetate hydrolase family protein, which yields MKYVRFRDPAGAVRRGELENGTVHFANESYDFDADEIDILPPTDPSKIVCIGRNYADHADEMGSDLPDRPMLFLKPPNTVSSHGDTVTVPAGKERIDHEAELGVVIGQQCRNVPVSDARDVIAGFTCVNDLSNRDDQSEERNWVRGKAFDGAAPLGPVLATPDEVPDDAAVRSRVNGELKQDGTLDQLIFPIPELIAEITTYQTLEEGDVIATGTPEGVGPLADGDEVEIEVEGVGTLSHSVRIP from the coding sequence ATGAAATACGTCAGATTCCGCGACCCGGCCGGCGCGGTTCGCCGCGGCGAACTCGAGAACGGAACCGTCCACTTCGCGAACGAGAGCTACGATTTCGATGCCGACGAGATCGACATCCTACCGCCGACCGACCCCTCGAAGATCGTCTGTATCGGACGCAACTACGCCGACCACGCCGACGAAATGGGGTCGGATCTCCCGGACCGACCGATGCTCTTTCTCAAGCCGCCGAACACGGTCTCGAGCCACGGCGACACGGTGACCGTTCCAGCGGGGAAAGAGCGGATCGACCACGAAGCCGAACTGGGCGTCGTCATCGGGCAACAGTGCCGGAACGTACCGGTCTCGGATGCGAGGGATGTCATCGCCGGGTTCACCTGCGTCAACGACCTCTCGAACCGTGACGACCAGTCCGAGGAACGTAACTGGGTCCGCGGGAAGGCCTTCGACGGCGCTGCACCGCTCGGTCCGGTGCTTGCGACTCCCGACGAAGTGCCCGACGACGCGGCGGTTCGTTCTCGAGTCAACGGCGAGCTCAAACAGGACGGCACGCTCGATCAGCTCATCTTCCCGATTCCGGAACTGATCGCCGAGATCACGACCTACCAGACCTTAGAAGAGGGTGACGTGATCGCGACCGGGACGCCGGAAGGCGTCGGTCCGCTCGCCGACGGTGACGAGGTCGAAATCGAAGTCGAGGGCGTCGGCACGCTCTCGCACTCGGTTCGAATTCCCTGA
- a CDS encoding PadR family transcriptional regulator produces the protein MNDLTGFQRDLLYVIAGADQPSGQDIKEEIEKYYSSDINHGRLYPNLDTIVNKELVEKGQLDRRTNYYAITESGEQEIVERREWESQYL, from the coding sequence ATGAACGATCTCACCGGGTTTCAACGAGACTTGTTGTACGTGATCGCCGGCGCCGACCAACCGTCAGGCCAGGATATCAAAGAGGAAATCGAGAAATATTATAGCTCAGATATCAATCACGGTCGGTTGTATCCGAATCTCGACACGATCGTCAACAAAGAACTAGTCGAGAAGGGCCAACTCGACAGGCGAACGAACTACTACGCGATCACGGAGTCGGGGGAACAGGAGATCGTCGAGCGCCGCGAGTGGGAGTCACAATACCTCTAA
- a CDS encoding DUF5795 family protein — protein MAANRVVQGRMVNAKKLAELIEGDSVMETDSIEEADRSCPECGENVLKVGYMPSVTEFVTGWKCQECDWRETDRE, from the coding sequence ATGGCCGCAAATCGAGTCGTTCAGGGACGGATGGTTAACGCGAAAAAGCTGGCCGAACTGATCGAGGGCGACTCCGTGATGGAAACCGATTCCATCGAGGAGGCGGATCGGTCCTGCCCGGAATGTGGGGAGAACGTCCTGAAAGTCGGCTACATGCCGTCGGTCACCGAATTCGTCACCGGATGGAAGTGCCAGGAGTGTGACTGGCGCGAGACAGACAGGGAGTAG
- a CDS encoding UbiA family prenyltransferase: protein MALLNSAPRLESARSRFEAVALFLVHSNLHISLSATSIALVTMLLVDLPIDPVPLFIVFAAAMFVYSLNRFTDLEEDEQNVPGRAAFTREHGRLLLALGVGLYLIAIVVAVVLDLPGARYTVIPLLVTIAYSFFRLKRVFLVKNLTVGVAWGLIPLGVGFYYDVLETTGIVFLAAYVTAMLTIAAIVFDIKDIDGDRAAGISTVPVVFDPHRTRILAQISNVAVAASVLICVAVGLVPPTFLVLLAFNAYVGGYIPFATRDRSVLFYGFIIDGEQLFLACCVLALELTAW from the coding sequence GTGGCACTACTCAACTCGGCCCCGCGCCTCGAGTCGGCCCGCTCCCGGTTCGAAGCGGTCGCTCTCTTTCTCGTTCACAGCAACCTTCACATCTCGCTCTCCGCGACGAGCATTGCGCTCGTTACGATGCTTCTCGTGGACCTTCCGATCGATCCGGTCCCGCTCTTTATCGTCTTCGCCGCGGCGATGTTCGTCTACAGTCTCAACCGCTTTACCGACCTCGAGGAGGACGAGCAGAACGTTCCCGGCCGCGCGGCGTTTACCAGAGAGCACGGACGACTCCTGCTCGCGCTCGGAGTCGGCCTCTACCTGATCGCGATCGTCGTCGCCGTCGTCCTCGACCTTCCGGGCGCGAGGTATACGGTGATCCCGCTGCTCGTGACGATCGCCTACTCGTTTTTTCGACTCAAGCGGGTCTTCCTTGTGAAAAACCTGACCGTCGGCGTCGCCTGGGGGCTGATCCCGCTGGGGGTCGGATTTTACTACGACGTCCTCGAGACAACTGGCATCGTCTTTCTCGCGGCCTACGTGACCGCGATGTTGACAATCGCAGCGATCGTCTTCGATATCAAGGACATCGACGGGGATCGGGCGGCGGGAATCAGTACGGTCCCGGTCGTTTTCGATCCGCACCGAACTCGCATCCTCGCGCAGATTTCGAACGTCGCCGTCGCCGCGAGCGTCCTCATCTGCGTCGCTGTTGGTCTCGTTCCACCGACGTTTCTCGTGTTGCTGGCGTTCAACGCCTACGTGGGCGGATACATTCCGTTCGCCACCCGCGATCGGAGCGTCCTCTTTTACGGATTCATCATCGACGGCGAACAGCTCTTTCTCGCCTGTTGCGTGCTCGCCCTCGAGCTCACAGCTTGGTGA
- the sucC gene encoding ADP-forming succinate--CoA ligase subunit beta, which translates to MKLHEYQAKQVFADAGVPTPESKLASDVDGVVAAAEEIGYPVAVKAQVQVGGRGKAGGIKLVDDEDEARDAADSILGMDLKGYHVDRVLVEEAVDFTNELYVGITMDRGEGKPVAMVSTKGGVDIEAVAEETPEAIAREHIDPSFGMHPYQARKAVYDAGVDGDIARDVSSVLTTLYQLWSDRDGSDAEINPLMVTSDNEVIAADAVMNIDEDALFRQPELAEMEEEAATGDALEQKADEYDFDYVRLEGNTGIIGNGAGLVMTTLDLVDHYGGEPANFLDVGGGAKADRIANALDMVFSDENVDSVVFNIFGGITRGDEVAKGINEALEQFDEIPKPVVVRLAGTNWEEGMEILNEDLVTVEQTLEDAVQRAVAYAEEVNEQ; encoded by the coding sequence ATGAAGCTACACGAGTATCAGGCGAAGCAAGTCTTCGCCGACGCCGGGGTTCCGACGCCGGAGTCGAAGCTCGCCTCCGACGTCGACGGCGTCGTCGCCGCGGCCGAGGAGATTGGATACCCAGTCGCGGTCAAAGCGCAGGTACAGGTCGGTGGCCGCGGCAAAGCGGGGGGAATCAAACTCGTCGACGACGAGGACGAAGCCCGCGACGCTGCCGACTCCATTCTCGGGATGGACCTCAAAGGCTACCACGTAGATCGGGTGCTGGTCGAGGAGGCAGTCGACTTCACGAACGAGCTCTACGTCGGCATCACGATGGATCGCGGCGAGGGCAAACCCGTCGCGATGGTCTCGACGAAAGGCGGCGTCGACATCGAAGCCGTCGCGGAGGAAACGCCGGAAGCCATCGCGCGCGAACACATCGATCCCTCCTTCGGGATGCATCCCTACCAGGCCCGCAAGGCGGTCTACGACGCCGGTGTCGACGGCGACATCGCACGCGACGTCTCGAGCGTGCTGACGACGCTCTATCAGCTCTGGTCGGACCGGGACGGCTCCGACGCGGAGATCAACCCGTTGATGGTCACCAGCGACAACGAGGTCATCGCGGCCGACGCCGTGATGAACATCGACGAGGACGCGTTGTTCCGCCAGCCCGAACTCGCCGAGATGGAAGAGGAAGCGGCAACCGGCGACGCCTTAGAGCAAAAGGCAGACGAGTACGACTTCGACTACGTCCGACTCGAGGGCAACACGGGAATCATCGGCAACGGTGCCGGCCTCGTGATGACCACCCTCGACCTCGTGGATCACTACGGCGGCGAACCCGCCAACTTCCTCGACGTCGGTGGCGGCGCGAAAGCCGACCGGATCGCGAACGCGCTCGACATGGTGTTCTCCGACGAGAACGTCGACTCCGTCGTATTCAACATCTTCGGAGGAATCACCCGCGGCGACGAAGTCGCCAAGGGGATTAACGAAGCCCTAGAGCAGTTCGACGAGATCCCGAAACCGGTCGTCGTCCGACTGGCCGGGACCAACTGGGAGGAAGGCATGGAAATTCTCAACGAAGACCTCGTGACGGTCGAACAGACCCTCGAGGATGCGGTCCAGCGTGCCGTCGCGTACGCTGAGGAGGTGAACGAACAATGA
- the sucD gene encoding succinate--CoA ligase subunit alpha has translation MSVLVDDDTRVVVQGITGGEGKFHAEQMMEYGTNVVAGAVPGKGGQEVAGVPVYDTVDEAVEAENADTSVIFVPPAFAGDAIFESLDTDLDLAVAITEGIPTQDMARVNKRLTETDTRLIGPNCPGLITPGEAKLGILPGNIFASGDVGLVSRSGTLTYQVVDSLTNRGIGQTTAIGIGGDPIIGTDFVDALELFENDPDTKAIAMCGEIGGEDEEEAAAYIDEHVDTPVAGFIAGRTAPPGKRMGHAGAIVSGSGTGTAESKISALNDAGVPVGDTPEEVADHVESFLE, from the coding sequence ATGAGCGTACTAGTCGACGACGACACGCGCGTGGTGGTACAGGGCATCACCGGCGGGGAAGGCAAGTTCCACGCCGAACAGATGATGGAGTACGGAACGAACGTCGTCGCCGGTGCGGTCCCCGGAAAGGGCGGGCAGGAAGTCGCCGGCGTTCCGGTCTACGACACCGTCGACGAAGCCGTCGAAGCCGAAAACGCAGATACGTCGGTCATCTTCGTCCCGCCGGCGTTCGCGGGCGACGCCATCTTCGAATCGCTCGACACCGACCTCGACCTCGCGGTCGCGATCACCGAGGGCATTCCGACCCAGGATATGGCTCGAGTGAACAAGCGACTCACCGAGACCGACACGCGGCTCATCGGTCCGAACTGTCCCGGCCTCATCACCCCCGGCGAGGCCAAACTCGGCATCCTGCCGGGCAACATCTTCGCCTCGGGCGACGTCGGGCTCGTCTCGCGCTCGGGGACGCTGACCTACCAGGTCGTCGACAGCCTCACCAACCGTGGAATCGGCCAGACCACCGCGATCGGTATCGGCGGCGACCCGATCATCGGCACCGACTTCGTCGACGCCCTCGAACTCTTCGAGAACGATCCGGACACGAAGGCCATCGCCATGTGCGGCGAGATCGGCGGCGAGGACGAGGAGGAGGCGGCAGCCTACATCGACGAGCACGTCGACACGCCCGTCGCCGGCTTCATCGCCGGTCGAACGGCCCCACCAGGGAAACGCATGGGCCACGCCGGCGCGATCGTTTCCGGCTCGGGAACCGGCACCGCAGAGAGCAAGATCAGCGCGCTCAACGACGCCGGCGTTCCGGTCGGCGACACCCCCGAGGAAGTCGCAGATCACGTCGAGAGCTTCCTCGAGTAA
- the bioB gene encoding biotin synthase BioB has product MVYETTNRTIDDALERVFAGERLDRTDGLALMAQPVEPLAEAGAAVRDHFGDGTVDACSIVNAKAGNCAEDCGFCAQSVHFDTGIDTYDFLGPEKILEAAKRAERDGAQRFGIVVAERGVSKELRPEEWAEVLESIRAVREECDLEVDASLGILTPEEAEILAEEGINHYNHNIETSPRYFPEIVDSHSFEDRVHTLEVAKSAGMDLCAGVILGMGETPTDRVDAAIALQEIGISSLPVNVLNPVAGTPLAEQGVEISTDEIVKTVAVYKLLHPESRVRLTGGREVNLEPDEQHLPLEAGADGLLTGDYLTTEGQSAGDDIEIIERAGLEPNRSVNEFDPEAVKARGRRTTKESLTETATGTATDAAGNADSANAESTDD; this is encoded by the coding sequence GTGGTTTACGAGACGACCAACCGGACGATCGACGACGCGCTCGAGCGGGTGTTCGCCGGCGAACGCCTCGATCGGACCGACGGATTGGCGCTTATGGCACAGCCGGTTGAGCCGCTTGCGGAAGCGGGAGCCGCCGTCCGGGATCACTTCGGCGACGGCACCGTCGACGCCTGCTCGATCGTCAACGCGAAGGCGGGCAACTGCGCCGAGGACTGTGGCTTTTGCGCGCAGTCGGTCCACTTCGACACCGGCATCGACACATACGATTTCCTCGGGCCAGAGAAGATCCTCGAGGCGGCCAAACGCGCCGAGCGAGACGGCGCACAGCGCTTTGGAATCGTGGTCGCCGAACGCGGCGTCTCGAAGGAACTCCGCCCCGAGGAGTGGGCTGAAGTCCTCGAGTCGATCCGCGCCGTTCGCGAGGAGTGCGACCTCGAGGTCGACGCCTCGCTGGGGATTCTCACGCCCGAAGAGGCCGAAATCCTCGCCGAGGAGGGAATCAATCACTACAATCACAACATCGAGACCTCGCCGCGGTACTTCCCCGAAATCGTCGACTCCCACAGCTTCGAGGATCGGGTCCACACCCTCGAGGTCGCCAAATCGGCGGGGATGGACCTCTGTGCGGGCGTCATCCTCGGAATGGGCGAGACGCCGACCGACCGCGTCGATGCGGCCATTGCGCTACAGGAAATCGGCATTTCGTCGCTGCCGGTCAACGTCCTCAATCCCGTCGCGGGAACCCCGCTCGCGGAGCAGGGTGTCGAAATTAGCACGGACGAGATCGTCAAAACCGTCGCGGTTTACAAACTGCTCCACCCCGAATCGCGCGTTCGGCTCACCGGCGGGCGCGAGGTCAACCTCGAGCCCGACGAACAGCACCTGCCCCTCGAGGCGGGCGCGGACGGGCTGCTTACCGGCGATTATCTGACGACCGAGGGGCAGTCGGCCGGCGACGACATCGAGATCATCGAACGGGCGGGCCTCGAGCCGAACCGGTCGGTCAACGAGTTCGATCCGGAGGCGGTGAAAGCTCGAGGGCGACGGACGACCAAGGAATCGCTGACCGAGACCGCGACGGGAACGGCCACTGATGCGGCCGGCAACGCCGACAGTGCGAACGCGGAATCGACCGACGACTGA
- a CDS encoding ABC transporter ATP-binding protein: MTDETNESEIEESRANVRQTDAERSDHRSISTDNLTKEYDGTTAVDGLNLEVEPGTVYGFLGPNGAGKTTTIKMLTALIRPTSGSGRVAGISIIDREQLVEHIGYLPESPPIHEELTAREQLEYHGGLRGMGPAEIDERIESLLERLDLAADADDRIVTYSKGMRQKTGLIQAIMHEPDVVFLDEPTSGLDPRAARTVREVITELAASGTTVFLSTHILPVVERIATEVGILYEGELVEEGDPETLVERMETGDDSTLEDVFLDVTTTAE; this comes from the coding sequence ATGACTGACGAAACGAACGAATCCGAAATCGAGGAATCGAGAGCGAACGTCCGACAAACAGATGCTGAGAGAAGTGACCACCGGTCGATTTCCACGGATAATTTGACGAAAGAATACGACGGGACCACGGCCGTCGACGGCCTGAACCTCGAGGTCGAACCGGGAACCGTGTACGGCTTTCTCGGGCCGAACGGCGCGGGGAAGACGACCACGATAAAGATGCTGACTGCGCTGATTCGGCCGACCAGCGGCTCCGGTCGCGTGGCGGGGATCTCGATCATCGACCGGGAGCAACTCGTCGAACACATCGGCTACCTGCCCGAATCGCCGCCGATCCACGAGGAACTCACGGCTCGCGAGCAACTCGAGTACCACGGCGGGTTACGGGGGATGGGTCCCGCGGAAATCGACGAGCGCATCGAATCGCTACTCGAGCGACTGGACCTCGCGGCGGATGCCGACGACCGGATCGTGACCTATTCGAAGGGGATGCGCCAGAAGACCGGGTTGATACAGGCGATCATGCACGAACCGGACGTCGTCTTTCTGGACGAACCGACCTCCGGGCTCGATCCGCGAGCCGCGCGGACGGTACGGGAGGTGATCACCGAACTGGCGGCGTCGGGAACGACCGTGTTCCTCTCGACGCACATCCTGCCCGTCGTCGAGCGGATCGCCACCGAGGTCGGCATCCTCTACGAGGGCGAACTCGTCGAAGAAGGCGATCCCGAGACGCTGGTCGAACGGATGGAAACCGGCGACGATTCGACGCTAGAGGACGTCTTCCTCGACGTGACGACCACGGCCGAGTAG
- a CDS encoding heavy metal translocating P-type ATPase: MTDTETTADGCTLCELPTEGVDVSDGDGNEFCCVGCRDVYEALGDVEDIEAEDVRERRAESDGDDALEAGRDVPDDHEATYLEVDGMHCATCEAFIESAAERTDGVSNASSSYVTDTVRIDHDPETVSEAELRDSISGLGYSAYSRDDAFSRRQADNWAIGRVIVGVLMGMMVMLQYVVLIYPVYFGGLFYDEGTMTFIEDALAHESAAVFYLVIAALTTIILLVTGKPILQGAYVSAKTRRPNMDLLVAIAALSAYVYSTLAVITGGQHIYYDVTVAIIVIVSAGGYYESSIKRKATERLSDLTAVQVDQARRVRRGADASASTSASGTEDGLVSEDVPLEDLESGDHVLVRTGERIPIDGEVVDGDASVDEAVVTGESLPVRKTLGDDVVGGSMVADGALTVRVGPDATSSLDRITELVWDLQSGTHGIQKLADKLATIFVPVVLALAVVVTAVRLVLGAGVTDALLDGLTVLIVSCPCALGLATPLAVAAGIRDALENSIVVFDDSVFERIRNAETIVFDKTGTLTTGEMSVVETISNASTDDKGLDASTDDSSLDSSLLEKAAALESQSAHPIGRAIATAWDRPERITDGGTSQEQAEVPDDGNDGRELTAYEREQRRTVDDLSDPQGDASADSPGDEPIDSQGNESGGSLAGDPASAGSISDSVESFESHRNGVSGVVDGEEVVVGHPDLFAARGWTVPETIAEQIASARETGRVPVAVGRDGAAEGAIVVGDELREEWDETLTAISEADIDIVVLTGDDARAADRFREEDAIDRVFAGVPPEGKAETVERLKQTGETVMVGDGTNDAPALAAADLGISLGGGTAMAADAADVALVDDDLSSVETVFELARATDRRVKTNIGWAFCYNGVAIPLAVAGVLNPLFAAVAMGASSLLVVTNSARSLLEEE, from the coding sequence ATGACCGACACCGAAACGACGGCCGACGGCTGTACGCTCTGTGAACTCCCGACGGAGGGAGTCGACGTCAGCGACGGCGACGGAAACGAATTCTGCTGTGTGGGCTGTCGAGATGTTTACGAAGCCCTGGGAGATGTCGAAGATATCGAGGCCGAAGATGTCCGCGAGCGCCGGGCGGAATCCGATGGCGACGACGCGCTCGAGGCCGGGCGGGACGTACCGGACGATCACGAGGCGACGTATCTCGAGGTCGACGGCATGCACTGTGCGACCTGCGAGGCGTTCATCGAGTCCGCCGCTGAACGAACTGACGGGGTTAGCAACGCTAGCTCGAGTTACGTGACGGACACGGTTCGAATCGATCACGACCCGGAGACGGTCTCCGAAGCGGAGTTGCGCGATTCTATCAGCGGACTCGGCTACAGTGCCTACTCCCGCGACGACGCGTTCAGCCGACGGCAGGCGGATAACTGGGCCATCGGACGGGTCATCGTAGGTGTGTTGATGGGAATGATGGTAATGCTCCAGTACGTGGTGCTCATCTACCCCGTCTACTTCGGCGGCCTGTTCTACGACGAGGGGACGATGACGTTCATCGAGGACGCACTCGCCCACGAGAGCGCGGCGGTGTTTTACCTGGTTATCGCCGCGCTGACGACGATCATCCTGTTAGTAACCGGCAAGCCGATCCTCCAGGGTGCGTACGTCAGCGCGAAGACCCGCCGGCCGAATATGGATCTGCTCGTCGCCATCGCGGCTCTCAGCGCGTACGTCTACAGCACGCTGGCGGTCATCACCGGCGGCCAGCACATCTACTACGACGTGACCGTCGCCATCATCGTCATCGTCAGCGCCGGCGGCTACTACGAGTCCTCGATCAAGCGCAAGGCGACCGAACGCCTCTCGGATCTGACCGCCGTCCAGGTCGATCAGGCTCGACGCGTCCGTCGAGGTGCGGATGCGTCCGCATCCACATCCGCTTCGGGGACCGAGGACGGTCTAGTCTCGGAGGACGTTCCGCTCGAGGACCTCGAGTCCGGCGATCACGTGCTCGTCCGAACCGGGGAACGAATTCCAATCGACGGCGAGGTCGTCGACGGCGACGCCTCGGTCGACGAGGCGGTCGTCACCGGCGAGTCATTACCCGTGAGAAAGACGCTCGGCGACGATGTCGTCGGCGGATCGATGGTCGCCGACGGCGCGCTGACCGTTCGGGTCGGTCCTGACGCGACGAGCAGTCTCGACCGGATCACCGAACTCGTCTGGGACCTCCAGAGCGGCACCCACGGCATCCAGAAACTCGCCGACAAACTGGCGACGATCTTCGTTCCGGTCGTCCTCGCGCTCGCGGTCGTCGTCACCGCCGTTCGCCTCGTACTCGGTGCGGGCGTGACGGATGCGTTGCTCGACGGGCTCACCGTCTTGATCGTCTCCTGTCCGTGCGCGCTCGGGCTGGCGACCCCGCTGGCGGTCGCCGCCGGCATCCGGGACGCGCTCGAGAACTCGATCGTGGTCTTTGACGACAGCGTCTTCGAGCGCATCCGCAACGCAGAGACGATCGTCTTCGACAAGACCGGGACGCTGACCACCGGCGAGATGAGCGTCGTCGAAACGATTTCGAACGCTTCGACCGACGACAAGGGCCTCGACGCTTCGACCGACGACTCGAGTCTCGATTCTTCCCTCCTCGAGAAGGCCGCGGCGCTCGAGTCCCAGTCCGCCCACCCGATCGGACGGGCTATCGCGACCGCGTGGGATCGACCGGAGCGGATCACCGACGGTGGCACGTCCCAGGAACAAGCGGAGGTACCGGACGACGGCAACGACGGTCGCGAACTGACGGCGTACGAACGGGAACAGCGGCGAACGGTAGACGATTTGTCCGACCCACAGGGCGACGCGTCGGCCGATTCGCCGGGTGACGAGCCGATTGATTCGCAGGGCAACGAGTCGGGCGGTTCGCTGGCCGGGGACCCGGCTTCGGCGGGCTCGATCAGCGACTCCGTGGAGTCCTTCGAGAGCCACCGCAACGGTGTCTCGGGCGTGGTCGACGGCGAGGAGGTCGTCGTCGGGCACCCGGACCTGTTCGCCGCCCGCGGCTGGACGGTGCCCGAGACGATTGCAGAACAGATCGCGAGCGCCCGAGAAACCGGGCGCGTTCCGGTCGCCGTCGGTCGCGACGGGGCGGCCGAGGGCGCGATCGTCGTCGGCGACGAACTCCGCGAGGAGTGGGACGAGACGCTCACCGCGATTTCCGAGGCCGACATCGACATCGTCGTGTTGACCGGCGACGACGCTCGAGCGGCGGATCGATTCCGTGAGGAGGACGCTATCGACCGCGTCTTCGCTGGCGTTCCGCCGGAGGGGAAAGCCGAGACGGTCGAACGACTGAAGCAAACCGGCGAGACGGTCATGGTCGGCGACGGGACCAACGACGCGCCGGCGCTCGCGGCCGCAGACCTCGGGATCTCGCTTGGCGGCGGCACGGCGATGGCCGCCGACGCGGCCGACGTCGCGCTCGTCGACGACGACCTCTCGTCGGTCGAGACGGTCTTCGAGCTCGCTCGAGCGACCGATCGGCGCGTCAAAACCAACATCGGCTGGGCGTTCTGTTACAACGGCGTCGCAATTCCGCTCGCGGTTGCAGGTGTGCTCAACCCGCTTTTCGCCGCGGTCGCGATGGGCGCGAGCAGTTTACTCGTCGTGACGAACTCCGCCCGATCGCTGCTCGAGGAGGAGTGA
- a CDS encoding sulfite exporter TauE/SafE family protein, with product MDPFTLLGVDVALFVVIGVLAGAHCIGMCGPLVTIYASRMDGGEGGARADGHLSTYEVRQHALFNIGRTASYTLLGALFGALGSLFFVTMESLTPIVDVARGGVGVLVGGFVVAIGVYYLLGRTTGGVSIPGLERVSGWLATHVDRLANGPGIVGLGAVHGLLPCPILYPAFLYAFAMGSPLGGGLALAALGVGTIPAVFAYGTVIEAVDAVHRRRVHRLLGVAFVALGYVLLAHGLMSLGYHIPHPMLPFYDGLDAATMGGSHQH from the coding sequence ATGGACCCGTTCACACTCCTTGGCGTCGACGTCGCGTTATTCGTAGTCATCGGCGTTCTCGCGGGTGCTCACTGTATCGGAATGTGCGGGCCGCTGGTGACCATCTACGCGAGCCGAATGGACGGCGGGGAGGGCGGCGCTCGAGCCGATGGCCACCTCTCGACCTACGAGGTTCGCCAGCACGCGCTGTTCAATATCGGCCGGACGGCGAGTTACACGCTTTTGGGGGCTCTCTTCGGCGCACTCGGGAGCCTGTTTTTCGTTACGATGGAGTCGCTGACCCCGATAGTCGACGTCGCCCGCGGCGGCGTCGGCGTCCTCGTCGGCGGTTTCGTCGTCGCCATCGGTGTCTACTACCTCCTCGGGCGCACGACCGGCGGGGTTTCGATCCCCGGCCTCGAGCGGGTCAGCGGCTGGCTTGCGACCCACGTCGACCGGCTGGCCAACGGCCCCGGAATCGTCGGGCTCGGAGCCGTTCACGGACTGTTGCCCTGCCCGATCCTCTATCCCGCCTTCCTGTACGCGTTCGCGATGGGGTCGCCGCTGGGGGGCGGACTCGCACTCGCCGCGCTCGGCGTCGGAACGATTCCCGCGGTCTTCGCCTACGGAACCGTCATCGAGGCCGTCGACGCGGTTCACCGCCGCCGGGTACACCGCTTGCTCGGCGTCGCGTTCGTCGCGTTAGGGTACGTCCTGCTCGCTCACGGATTGATGAGTCTCGGCTACCACATCCCGCATCCGATGCTGCCGTTTTACGACGGCCTCGACGCGGCGACGATGGGGGGTTCCCACCAGCACTGA
- a CDS encoding universal stress protein has product MVASLLDRPLVPVANPDDAATTYEKLRPYFLEQDIDATVVNVIEKAGGAPDKAGVEQRQEHAEETFDAFEEPAETDGITVDTEVLYGTDIVDAINDAAAEVDASAIVFVSRGGGRLLDLVSGSVRSRLVAESDFPVIVLP; this is encoded by the coding sequence GTGGTAGCGTCGCTGCTAGACCGACCGCTCGTTCCAGTCGCGAACCCCGACGACGCCGCGACGACCTACGAAAAGCTTCGACCGTACTTTTTGGAACAAGATATCGATGCCACCGTCGTCAACGTCATCGAAAAAGCCGGCGGTGCGCCGGATAAAGCGGGCGTCGAACAACGCCAGGAACACGCCGAAGAGACGTTCGATGCCTTCGAAGAACCGGCGGAAACCGATGGCATCACGGTCGACACGGAGGTGCTGTACGGGACCGATATCGTGGACGCGATCAACGACGCCGCCGCAGAGGTCGACGCCTCCGCCATCGTCTTCGTCTCTCGAGGCGGCGGCCGGCTACTCGATCTGGTCTCCGGTAGCGTCCGCTCGCGACTCGTCGCCGAGAGCGACTTTCCCGTGATCGTCCTCCCCTGA